From the genome of Lawsonella clevelandensis, one region includes:
- a CDS encoding quinone-dependent dihydroorotate dehydrogenase, translating to MYDVVKRTMFLLPPEKIHTFVFGMIKTLHLVPVLGRLARPIFSYNDEILAQDLFGVHFPAPLGLAAGFDKNAAASDAWGAMGFGYAEMGTVTAAGQPGNPQPRLFRLPEDRALLNRMGFNNHGAGYAANNLRRRRGTTVTGINIGKTKVVPPEEAVSDYRTSARLVSALADYLVVNVSSPNTPGLRDLQAVESLRPILEGVQAVSDVPVLVKIAPDLSNEDVDAVTDLALELQLAGIIATNTTISREGLRTDIAKVADMGAGGISGQPEKARALEVLDRIYAKTQGRLVLIGCGGIESVDDAWERITHGADLLQGYTAFIYQGPFWMRRIHKGLAKKLRENGFSSLSDAVGSAVR from the coding sequence TTGTATGACGTTGTGAAGCGGACAATGTTCCTTCTTCCCCCAGAGAAGATCCACACCTTCGTGTTTGGAATGATTAAGACGCTCCATCTGGTGCCTGTATTAGGACGTTTGGCACGCCCAATCTTCAGCTACAACGACGAGATTCTTGCACAGGATTTGTTTGGGGTTCACTTTCCCGCACCGCTGGGTCTAGCCGCTGGTTTCGATAAGAATGCCGCTGCTTCCGATGCATGGGGTGCGATGGGGTTCGGCTATGCAGAGATGGGCACTGTGACGGCTGCTGGGCAGCCTGGCAATCCACAACCACGTCTGTTTCGGCTACCAGAGGATCGGGCGTTGTTGAATCGGATGGGCTTTAATAACCATGGTGCCGGTTATGCAGCCAACAACCTCCGTCGGCGCCGTGGCACTACTGTCACCGGTATTAATATCGGCAAAACGAAAGTTGTTCCCCCGGAAGAAGCAGTATCGGACTATCGCACCTCAGCGCGTCTTGTGAGTGCGTTGGCGGACTACCTGGTGGTGAACGTTTCCTCCCCTAACACCCCAGGTTTGCGAGATCTCCAAGCTGTAGAATCGCTTCGCCCCATCCTCGAAGGTGTCCAGGCGGTGTCCGACGTCCCAGTACTCGTCAAGATCGCCCCGGATCTCTCCAACGAGGACGTTGATGCGGTGACCGATCTTGCCCTGGAGCTACAGCTTGCCGGAATAATCGCCACCAACACCACGATTTCCCGGGAAGGTCTACGCACCGATATCGCCAAGGTAGCTGACATGGGGGCAGGAGGCATCTCTGGGCAGCCGGAGAAGGCACGTGCACTAGAGGTTCTTGATCGTATTTACGCCAAGACCCAGGGACGTCTCGTCCTCATCGGCTGTGGTGGAATTGAGAGCGTTGACGATGCGTGGGAGCGCATTACCCATGGTGCTGACTTGCTCCAAGGGTACACGGCGTTCATTTACCAGGGACCGTTCTGGATGCGGCGGATTCACAAAGGCTTGGCGAAGAAGCTTCGTGAGAATGGATTCTCTTCTCTGTCTGACGCGGTAGGGTCAGCCGTCCGATAG
- a CDS encoding ABC-F family ATP-binding cassette domain-containing protein, translating into MISFTDLEVRAGVRTLLTVPGSLVVHEGDRIGLVGRNGAGKTTTMRILAGETEPYAGTIVRSGEIGYLPQDPREGDLQTTVLSRVLSARGLDSIARNMERQQYILETAEDDKTRDHAIKKFTRLEERFNDLGGYKAKGDAARICNSLGLEQRVLSEALEHLSGGQRRRVELARILFGSSQADGSKAGTTLLLDEPTNHLDADSIQWLREFLSQYTGGLIVISHDTGLLDAVVNKVWYLDSIRAEIDTYSMSWERYLAARSADEQRRRRERANAEKKAAALRAQAAHLGAKATKAAAAHQMERRAQRLLDEAAEVRQAEKHANIAFPQPLPCGKTPLTAENLSKTYGSLEVFSGVDLAIDKGSRVVILGLNGAGKTTLLRILAGVEESDGDGTVVPGHGLKRGYFAQEHDTLQLDASVWDNMVRQAPDAGAQDLRGLLGAFMLTEQMWEQPAGTLSGGEKTRLALASLVCSQANVLLLDEPTNNLDPISREQVLEALRTYEGACVLVTHDPGAVEALKPERVIVLPDGIEDLWGEDYMEIVTLA; encoded by the coding sequence ATGATCTCTTTTACTGACCTCGAAGTGCGTGCGGGCGTCCGTACGCTTCTTACTGTACCTGGCTCTCTTGTTGTTCACGAGGGGGACCGTATTGGCCTAGTAGGACGTAACGGTGCAGGTAAGACCACCACGATGCGTATTCTCGCTGGGGAAACAGAACCTTATGCAGGTACCATTGTGCGCTCTGGCGAGATAGGTTATCTGCCGCAGGATCCCCGCGAAGGAGATCTTCAGACGACAGTGTTGAGTCGTGTTCTTTCTGCCCGCGGTCTGGACAGTATTGCCCGCAATATGGAACGCCAGCAGTACATCCTGGAGACGGCTGAAGACGATAAGACGCGCGACCACGCTATTAAGAAGTTCACTCGGCTAGAAGAACGTTTTAATGACCTGGGTGGTTACAAGGCGAAAGGTGACGCAGCGCGCATCTGCAACTCCTTAGGGCTTGAACAGCGAGTCCTCTCGGAGGCACTCGAACACCTCTCTGGGGGACAACGGCGCCGCGTCGAATTGGCCCGTATCCTTTTCGGAAGCTCTCAAGCTGATGGCAGCAAAGCAGGAACGACACTGCTGCTGGACGAGCCCACTAACCATTTGGATGCAGATAGTATCCAATGGCTACGGGAGTTCCTTAGCCAGTACACTGGTGGACTGATCGTTATCAGTCACGATACGGGCTTACTTGATGCTGTCGTAAACAAAGTGTGGTACCTCGACTCCATACGCGCAGAGATCGATACCTACAGTATGAGCTGGGAACGCTACCTGGCTGCTCGCTCAGCAGATGAACAACGCCGCCGCAGAGAACGTGCCAATGCAGAGAAGAAGGCAGCAGCGCTCCGAGCACAAGCTGCCCACCTGGGAGCTAAAGCGACAAAGGCGGCCGCAGCTCATCAAATGGAGCGGCGTGCCCAACGTCTACTCGATGAAGCTGCAGAAGTCCGCCAGGCGGAAAAGCATGCCAATATTGCTTTTCCACAGCCTCTTCCTTGCGGGAAAACCCCACTGACAGCTGAGAACCTTTCCAAAACCTATGGCTCTCTCGAAGTGTTTTCCGGAGTTGATCTGGCCATCGATAAAGGCAGTCGAGTCGTCATCCTCGGACTTAACGGTGCCGGTAAGACGACGTTGCTGCGCATTTTGGCAGGTGTGGAAGAGTCTGATGGAGATGGCACTGTTGTGCCTGGTCATGGGCTGAAACGTGGTTACTTTGCGCAGGAGCATGACACTTTGCAGTTGGATGCGAGTGTATGGGACAACATGGTGCGACAAGCCCCCGATGCGGGTGCACAGGATCTGCGCGGTCTCCTTGGCGCTTTTATGCTGACCGAACAGATGTGGGAGCAGCCAGCCGGAACATTGTCGGGTGGTGAAAAAACTCGCTTGGCCCTCGCAAGCTTGGTCTGCTCCCAAGCTAACGTACTGCTCTTAGACGAGCCAACGAACAACCTAGACCCGATTAGTCGGGAGCAGGTACTCGAAGCTCTGCGAACCTATGAAGGCGCTTGCGTGCTGGTAACACACGATCCAGGAGCAGTAGAAGCGCTAAAGCCAGAGCGGGTTATTGTTCTTCCTGATGGTATAGAGGATTTATGGGGTGAGGACTACATGGAGATCGTGACGCTCGCTTAG
- the acnA gene encoding aconitate hydratase AcnA: MSLNSFNALDTLEVNGQQYSYYNLNSVPGVEKLPYALKVLAENLLRTEDGANVTAEHINALAHWDPSADPSVEIQFTPARVLMQDFTGVPCVVDLATMRQAVTALGGDPDQVNPLNPAEMVIDHSVIVEFFGTPDAIERNVAIEYERNEERYQFLRWGQGAFSNFRVVPPGTGIVHQVNIEYLARVIMDNEKVLYPDTCVGTDSHTTMENGLGILGWGVGGIEAEAAMLGQPISMLIPRVVGFKLTGQTKPGVTATDVVLTITDMLRQHGVVGKFVEFYGEGISAVPLANRATIGNMSPEYGSTCAIFPIDQETLDYMRLTGRDDDAIARVEAYTKAQGLWHYPNVEAEYSEYLELDLGTVMPSIAGPKRPQDRITLDRAKETWREAVRAYTNDLAGEGDLAGRPSRPVHVTTANHGEFDIDHGIVGIASITSCTNTSNPSVMLSAGLLARNAVKRGLFVKPWVKTTMGPGSQVVTDYYETAGLWEYLQKLGFYLSGYGCTACIGNGGPLIPEVSQAIQDNDLAACSVLSGNRNFEGRINPDIKMNYLASPPLVIAYAIAGTLDIDFDTQPLGTDHEGNEVFLRDIWPSDEDIDSIISSAITEDMYAKDYADVFAGDTRWQSLDTPEGDTFAWNEDSTYIRKAPYFDGMGLEPEPVMDVEGARVLAKLGDSVTTDHISPASAIKPGTPAAQYLDSYGVAQKDYNSFGSRRGNHEIMVRGTFANIRLQNQLLDGVSGGYTRDFTQPEAPQSFIYDAAQNYAAAGIPLVVLGGKEYGTGSSRDWAAKGTALLGVKAVIAESFERIHRSNLIGMGVIPLQFPAGESHESLGLNGTEVYDIAGITELNSGITPKTVKVTATNEDGTAVTFDAIVRIDTPGEADYYRNGGILQYVLRNMVKND; encoded by the coding sequence ATGAGCCTTAATTCCTTCAACGCGCTAGACACCCTTGAGGTGAATGGACAGCAGTACAGCTACTACAATCTCAACTCTGTGCCCGGAGTAGAGAAACTGCCCTATGCATTGAAAGTACTAGCAGAAAACCTGCTGCGCACTGAAGACGGCGCCAATGTCACCGCGGAGCACATCAATGCACTTGCTCACTGGGATCCTTCAGCTGACCCCAGCGTCGAAATCCAATTCACCCCCGCTCGTGTCCTTATGCAGGACTTTACTGGTGTTCCTTGCGTCGTTGACCTTGCCACCATGCGTCAGGCCGTTACTGCGCTAGGAGGCGACCCCGACCAGGTCAACCCTCTTAACCCAGCAGAGATGGTGATCGACCACTCCGTAATCGTTGAGTTTTTCGGCACCCCGGATGCGATTGAGCGGAACGTCGCTATCGAATACGAGCGGAACGAAGAGCGCTACCAGTTCCTTCGGTGGGGGCAAGGCGCCTTCTCCAATTTCCGTGTGGTACCACCAGGAACCGGCATCGTGCACCAGGTCAACATCGAATACCTTGCGCGCGTCATCATGGACAACGAAAAGGTGCTCTATCCCGATACTTGTGTGGGAACGGACTCTCACACCACCATGGAAAACGGACTTGGTATCCTCGGCTGGGGCGTTGGTGGTATTGAGGCCGAAGCTGCCATGCTGGGCCAGCCGATCTCGATGTTGATTCCGCGCGTTGTGGGCTTCAAACTCACTGGTCAGACCAAGCCAGGCGTTACCGCCACAGATGTTGTCCTCACCATCACCGATATGCTTCGTCAACACGGTGTTGTCGGCAAATTCGTCGAATTCTATGGTGAGGGTATTAGTGCCGTGCCACTCGCTAACCGTGCCACCATCGGCAACATGTCTCCCGAATATGGTTCCACCTGTGCCATCTTCCCCATCGACCAAGAGACGCTTGACTATATGCGGCTCACTGGGCGTGACGACGACGCAATCGCGCGCGTGGAGGCTTACACCAAGGCGCAAGGCCTCTGGCACTATCCCAATGTCGAGGCCGAGTACTCCGAATATCTCGAGCTTGACCTTGGGACCGTTATGCCCTCGATCGCTGGCCCCAAACGCCCCCAAGATCGCATCACCCTTGACCGTGCAAAGGAAACCTGGCGTGAAGCAGTCCGGGCGTACACCAACGATCTCGCCGGTGAAGGCGATCTGGCAGGCCGTCCCTCCCGCCCCGTCCATGTGACAACTGCCAACCATGGAGAGTTTGATATCGACCATGGCATCGTCGGTATCGCCTCTATCACCTCCTGCACCAACACGTCGAACCCATCTGTCATGCTCTCCGCTGGTTTACTTGCCCGCAATGCGGTGAAGCGAGGACTCTTTGTGAAGCCTTGGGTGAAGACAACGATGGGTCCCGGCTCTCAGGTCGTTACTGACTACTACGAGACGGCCGGGTTGTGGGAATACCTCCAAAAGCTCGGATTCTACCTGTCGGGATATGGTTGCACCGCCTGCATCGGTAACGGTGGACCTCTCATCCCTGAAGTTTCGCAGGCCATTCAGGACAATGACTTGGCCGCATGCTCGGTGCTGTCCGGTAATCGAAACTTCGAAGGGCGCATTAACCCCGATATCAAGATGAACTACTTGGCTTCCCCACCGCTGGTCATCGCCTATGCGATTGCCGGAACGCTCGACATCGATTTTGATACCCAGCCCCTTGGTACGGACCACGAGGGCAACGAGGTATTCCTCCGCGACATCTGGCCATCCGATGAGGACATTGACTCCATTATCTCTTCCGCCATCACTGAAGATATGTACGCCAAGGACTATGCGGATGTTTTCGCCGGAGATACCCGGTGGCAGAGCCTCGATACTCCAGAGGGCGATACGTTTGCCTGGAATGAGGACTCCACCTACATTCGCAAAGCTCCGTACTTTGATGGCATGGGTCTCGAGCCGGAGCCCGTCATGGATGTGGAAGGTGCCCGTGTGCTTGCAAAGTTGGGAGATTCCGTCACCACTGACCACATCTCTCCCGCCTCCGCCATCAAGCCTGGCACACCCGCTGCACAGTATCTTGATTCCTATGGAGTAGCACAAAAGGACTACAACTCCTTCGGATCGCGCCGTGGCAACCATGAGATCATGGTGCGTGGTACGTTTGCCAACATCCGGCTGCAGAACCAACTGCTCGACGGTGTGAGTGGTGGCTATACTCGCGACTTCACCCAACCTGAAGCACCGCAGAGCTTCATCTACGACGCTGCTCAAAATTACGCGGCTGCTGGTATCCCGCTGGTTGTGCTCGGAGGTAAAGAATACGGTACTGGTTCCTCCCGTGACTGGGCGGCCAAGGGGACCGCTCTTCTGGGCGTTAAGGCGGTGATCGCAGAATCCTTCGAGCGCATTCACCGCTCTAACCTCATCGGTATGGGTGTAATCCCGTTGCAGTTCCCCGCCGGCGAAAGTCACGAATCGCTGGGACTAAACGGAACAGAAGTCTACGACATTGCGGGCATCACTGAACTAAACAGTGGTATCACCCCCAAGACAGTGAAGGTGACCGCTACCAATGAAGACGGAACTGCAGTGACCTTTGACGCCATTGTTCGTATCGATACACCTGGTGAAGCGGACTACTACCGGAATGGCGGTATCCTGCAGTACGTCCTTCGCAACATGGTGAAGAACGACTAA
- a CDS encoding metal-sulfur cluster assembly factor, producing the protein MPPESDTDEQTAPEITDDTDFSTWILEDYRAVKAEDLAKLPDDIPAATDAEIQEVWEAMFEVVDPELGVNVVDLGLVYGVEMDVARRATVNMTLTSPACPLTDVIEDQAFVAVCAEGHARALRINWVWMPPWGAHMITDDGREQLRALGFTL; encoded by the coding sequence ATGCCACCAGAAAGCGATACTGACGAGCAGACAGCTCCTGAGATCACTGACGACACCGACTTCTCCACATGGATTCTTGAGGATTATCGGGCCGTCAAAGCTGAAGACCTGGCAAAGCTACCCGATGACATTCCCGCTGCGACTGATGCAGAAATTCAAGAAGTGTGGGAGGCGATGTTCGAGGTCGTGGACCCAGAACTCGGCGTGAATGTGGTCGATTTGGGCCTGGTCTATGGGGTGGAGATGGATGTTGCCCGTCGTGCCACTGTCAACATGACATTGACGTCGCCGGCATGCCCGCTGACTGACGTGATTGAAGATCAAGCATTCGTCGCTGTGTGTGCAGAGGGACATGCGCGAGCCTTGCGGATAAACTGGGTGTGGATGCCCCCGTGGGGTGCCCACATGATCACGGATGATGGACGTGAACAACTTCGCGCGTTAGGTTTTACCCTCTAA
- a CDS encoding DUF3097 family protein: MSRWNDRYGTDPLASRHTARRYREVEGTRGLIIEDAATEYCGAVVGFEKSDSGLLVRLEDRHGRVRVFPTKPGLLLLEGEPIHLVRSRTTPRGPQLSNSGSRLTSHPQRARTARASRIWVEGKHDALIVQQVWGHDLTQEGIVVEELAGLDNLPERLALFGPSRVRRVGVLADHLITGTKETKLVNDVGEFVLVAGHPFVDIWAAVKPATVGIPSWPDVPHGEEWKAGVCRRLGWGTPQEGWQRIASRVKTYRDLDSTLIGAVERLIDFVTEPGAL, encoded by the coding sequence ATGTCTCGCTGGAATGATCGTTACGGCACTGATCCGCTGGCATCGCGCCATACCGCCCGCCGCTACCGGGAGGTCGAAGGTACCCGAGGGCTGATTATCGAAGATGCCGCGACCGAATACTGTGGAGCTGTTGTCGGTTTTGAAAAGTCGGACAGTGGTCTTCTTGTCCGGTTGGAGGACCGACACGGCCGAGTCCGTGTCTTTCCGACTAAACCCGGTCTATTGCTGTTGGAGGGCGAACCCATTCACCTCGTACGTTCCCGGACGACTCCACGTGGACCACAACTTTCCAATAGTGGCTCCCGCCTTACCTCACACCCACAGCGCGCGCGCACTGCTCGCGCTTCCCGAATCTGGGTAGAAGGCAAACACGATGCCCTTATTGTCCAACAGGTATGGGGACACGATCTCACACAAGAAGGCATTGTGGTCGAGGAATTGGCTGGGCTGGACAATCTTCCTGAGCGGCTAGCCCTATTTGGGCCCTCCCGAGTGCGGCGTGTCGGTGTCCTTGCCGACCACCTTATTACTGGCACTAAAGAGACCAAACTGGTTAACGATGTCGGCGAGTTTGTCCTTGTTGCAGGGCATCCCTTTGTCGACATTTGGGCGGCCGTGAAACCCGCGACGGTAGGTATTCCTTCCTGGCCAGATGTTCCCCATGGCGAGGAGTGGAAGGCGGGAGTGTGCCGACGTCTCGGTTGGGGTACGCCCCAGGAAGGCTGGCAGAGAATAGCCTCCCGCGTAAAAACCTATCGGGATCTTGATTCGACACTCATTGGCGCCGTCGAGCGCCTTATCGATTTTGTGACGGAGCCGGGGGCTCTCTAA
- a CDS encoding undecaprenyl-diphosphate phosphatase, producing MNWAQTIVLSIVQGLTEFLPVSSSGHLNIVSRLFWGEDAGASFTAVIQLGTELAVLVFFAKDIFRIVKAWFKGLFHKECRDHFDYKMGWYVIAGTLPIGIIGFLGKNLIRDNARSLWLTASVLIIFSFVFLAAEKWGPQKRDFDQLTLKDSVIMGFAQCLALIPGVSRSGGTISAGLFIGLKRSVATRYSFLLAIPAVLASGFFSLPDAFNPEHGQAASALQLGTGVVIAFILGYASIAWLLKFVEKHSLNWFAGYRIMVGIIVLILLGTGVLAA from the coding sequence ATGAATTGGGCACAGACAATTGTGCTTTCCATCGTGCAGGGTTTAACGGAATTTCTTCCGGTGTCCTCCTCCGGCCACCTCAATATCGTTTCTCGCCTTTTCTGGGGTGAAGATGCTGGTGCATCCTTTACCGCTGTTATCCAGTTGGGGACGGAGCTTGCTGTTCTAGTCTTTTTTGCAAAAGATATTTTCCGCATCGTCAAAGCCTGGTTTAAGGGGCTATTCCACAAAGAATGTCGGGACCACTTCGACTACAAGATGGGTTGGTATGTCATCGCCGGTACTCTCCCTATCGGCATTATTGGGTTCCTCGGAAAGAACCTTATTCGCGACAACGCCCGCAGTCTTTGGCTCACCGCGAGCGTCCTCATCATTTTCTCCTTTGTGTTCTTAGCCGCCGAAAAATGGGGGCCGCAGAAGCGTGACTTCGACCAGCTCACCTTGAAAGACTCCGTCATCATGGGTTTCGCCCAATGCCTAGCACTAATTCCAGGCGTATCCCGCTCCGGTGGAACCATCTCCGCCGGCCTCTTCATTGGTCTTAAGCGCTCTGTTGCTACCCGTTACAGCTTCTTACTCGCCATTCCGGCAGTATTAGCTTCCGGTTTTTTCTCTCTTCCCGATGCGTTTAACCCAGAACACGGGCAGGCCGCTAGTGCCCTCCAACTCGGTACCGGCGTTGTGATTGCCTTCATCTTGGGCTACGCCTCTATTGCCTGGCTACTGAAGTTTGTGGAAAAGCACTCCCTCAACTGGTTTGCTGGCTACCGCATCATGGTTGGCATCATCGTTCTTATCTTGCTGGGAACCGGGGTGC
- a CDS encoding Rv1476 family membrane protein, which yields MTDSAPLPTVTCDPALPEGINPAAIAADLQKDGVSATPELETPLRERVEQARSKGMDLKIVYYPGSDKDFTAPRNLAELLHPHVSGTILVMNDRQVGSMSPVYPRYALERAENNVDRVVGAKNLYAPQQVVRADTYIRDVAGSGLDWAPLSGGIALTAVLSVAAVVAVMKRKLANLPVAGGNTH from the coding sequence ATGACTGATTCAGCACCGCTTCCTACAGTTACTTGTGATCCCGCCCTTCCAGAAGGTATTAATCCTGCTGCTATCGCCGCAGATTTACAGAAGGACGGAGTATCGGCTACCCCAGAGTTGGAAACCCCCTTGCGGGAACGTGTGGAGCAGGCTCGCAGTAAGGGTATGGATTTGAAGATCGTCTATTACCCCGGTTCCGATAAAGACTTCACTGCGCCTCGTAATCTAGCGGAGCTTCTACATCCGCATGTCAGCGGCACGATCCTGGTGATGAATGATCGGCAGGTGGGTTCAATGAGCCCCGTGTATCCCCGTTATGCACTTGAGCGGGCGGAGAACAACGTAGATCGCGTGGTGGGGGCAAAGAACCTTTATGCTCCACAGCAGGTTGTCCGAGCGGATACGTATATCCGGGATGTGGCAGGGAGCGGACTGGATTGGGCCCCACTATCTGGTGGCATTGCTCTCACTGCAGTTCTGTCGGTGGCAGCAGTGGTCGCGGTAATGAAGCGTAAGTTGGCGAATTTGCCGGTGGCGGGTGGAAACACTCACTAG
- a CDS encoding TVP38/TMEM64 family protein, producing MSQELLSRTRNALRRLWSLLVYIAREIWAGFYSAPRWKQLTAPLILLIFVALLVLTDVPPLVVVRQGVAQLGSWFPLVFFLCYIFFTLFPIPRTLFTLTSGILFPPLLALTVCLSASLLSAVVACVLTRYVFREWVENHLHHPMLDALNERLEKRGWLAVGSLRLIPFVPFSVLNYAAALTPVKLAPFAFATVVGSAPGTTAGVLFGEAAVGHANPWVFLIGVCCCATGIGGLIIDAKMPVTTSLREPPAPSQNR from the coding sequence ATGTCGCAGGAACTGCTGTCGCGGACGCGCAATGCGTTGCGGAGACTGTGGTCATTGCTGGTCTATATTGCCCGTGAAATTTGGGCAGGATTCTATAGTGCCCCGCGCTGGAAACAGCTCACAGCCCCACTGATCCTGCTTATCTTTGTGGCATTGCTTGTACTCACTGATGTGCCACCGCTGGTTGTCGTCCGTCAAGGTGTCGCCCAGCTAGGTAGCTGGTTCCCCCTAGTGTTCTTCCTGTGCTATATCTTCTTCACGCTGTTCCCCATTCCCCGCACTCTCTTTACCCTCACTTCGGGAATACTTTTTCCACCCCTACTAGCACTAACAGTGTGCTTAAGCGCATCTCTACTTTCTGCCGTTGTGGCGTGTGTCCTCACCCGCTACGTATTTCGGGAGTGGGTGGAGAACCATCTTCACCACCCTATGCTTGATGCGCTCAATGAGCGGCTAGAAAAACGCGGTTGGCTCGCCGTAGGGTCGTTACGGCTCATCCCCTTCGTACCATTTTCCGTCCTGAACTACGCGGCCGCCTTAACTCCCGTGAAACTTGCCCCCTTTGCTTTTGCCACGGTTGTCGGCAGTGCTCCCGGAACCACTGCCGGTGTACTCTTCGGAGAGGCTGCAGTGGGGCATGCGAATCCGTGGGTGTTCCTTATCGGCGTGTGCTGTTGCGCAACGGGCATTGGTGGGCTCATTATCGACGCGAAGATGCCCGTCACGACTTCTCTTAGAGAGCCCCCGGCTCCGTCACAAAATCGATAA
- a CDS encoding NlpC/P60 family protein: MGTPHKAHRKKAIKTTGRALVGVGVTGAVAFTGAGLGQAQPHIDSHRTGSGAEANLDALLKQLAHANQDLATLNKQLGRDRERANKALVDLQRARAHAVDAKKAAAEAAVELAVAQDNVLRAQQQLNAIAADAYRNAATSSTTLDLMSGEDPDSVVARDAVISRAAAQQGSVVDELKQARAVSANRSSQAKEAASAAEAATQQAVSRNHDAESVLLAAQTAVNTKQKEIKRLTKKRTAIAKELRDLQVATVRSDTETGSGVDTASLQAGLEQGLYSTGTIARAAGKTAMSAHVDVTHVSSVADLAKLPVEALQSIPESEWRRLGSTVQTEVAKQSPEAAVAAGVAEDVAIKSIPHLSLVTRSIDLLASIPDAIEGDGNANSVVPDSTTAGPSTSTTTVMNTPGSTPFSLDTLFLSARQKVEKVVRRGMSQLGVPYAWGGGNVYGPTRGIRDGGVADSYGDYNKIGFDCSGLMVYAFAALGYNLPHYSGYQYTSGLQLPVSQMKRGDMIFYGPGGSQHVALYLGDGMMLEAPYSGEVVKVNPVRWDGMSPFVVRMVTS; the protein is encoded by the coding sequence GTGGGCACCCCACATAAAGCTCACCGAAAGAAAGCCATCAAGACGACCGGCCGCGCACTGGTCGGAGTTGGCGTCACCGGTGCCGTCGCATTTACCGGCGCTGGACTCGGACAGGCTCAACCACACATCGATAGCCACCGGACGGGTTCGGGAGCAGAAGCCAATCTCGACGCACTGCTCAAACAACTCGCCCACGCCAATCAAGACCTCGCCACCCTCAACAAACAACTGGGGCGAGACCGCGAACGTGCTAACAAAGCACTGGTCGACCTTCAACGTGCTCGCGCACATGCAGTTGACGCAAAAAAGGCCGCAGCGGAAGCCGCAGTCGAGCTTGCCGTCGCCCAGGACAATGTTTTGCGCGCACAACAACAACTGAACGCTATTGCAGCGGACGCCTATCGAAACGCGGCGACGAGCAGTACCACGCTTGATCTAATGAGCGGCGAAGACCCGGATTCTGTCGTGGCGCGCGACGCGGTGATCAGCCGTGCAGCAGCACAACAGGGTTCTGTTGTCGACGAGCTCAAACAAGCTCGTGCAGTGAGCGCTAACCGGTCCTCTCAAGCCAAGGAAGCAGCTTCTGCAGCAGAGGCAGCCACACAGCAAGCTGTGTCGCGCAACCACGATGCGGAATCTGTTCTGCTTGCCGCACAAACTGCCGTCAACACCAAACAGAAAGAGATTAAGCGTCTCACCAAGAAACGCACCGCTATTGCCAAAGAACTGCGTGATCTACAGGTGGCAACAGTCCGCTCTGATACCGAAACCGGCTCGGGTGTGGATACAGCATCTCTGCAAGCGGGCCTAGAACAAGGCCTCTATAGCACTGGCACTATTGCTCGTGCGGCCGGCAAGACCGCTATGTCCGCGCATGTGGATGTCACTCACGTCTCTTCTGTAGCTGACCTCGCTAAGCTCCCCGTCGAAGCACTACAGTCCATTCCGGAATCTGAATGGCGCCGCCTTGGAAGCACCGTTCAAACTGAAGTAGCAAAGCAAAGCCCTGAGGCAGCTGTTGCTGCTGGTGTAGCCGAAGATGTCGCTATCAAGAGTATTCCGCATCTTTCTTTGGTGACTCGTAGCATCGATCTCCTCGCCAGCATTCCTGATGCTATCGAAGGTGATGGAAACGCCAACAGTGTTGTTCCGGACTCCACGACGGCTGGTCCGTCTACCAGCACCACGACGGTGATGAACACCCCCGGCAGCACCCCCTTTAGCCTCGATACGCTCTTCCTATCCGCCCGCCAGAAGGTGGAAAAAGTGGTTCGCCGCGGCATGTCCCAACTGGGTGTGCCCTATGCCTGGGGTGGTGGCAACGTCTACGGGCCAACCCGCGGTATCCGTGATGGCGGCGTGGCAGACTCCTACGGCGACTACAACAAGATCGGCTTCGACTGCTCTGGCCTAATGGTCTACGCTTTCGCGGCACTCGGATACAACCTGCCTCACTACAGTGGTTACCAGTACACGTCTGGCTTGCAGCTGCCCGTGTCGCAAATGAAACGCGGCGACATGATCTTCTATGGGCCTGGTGGTAGCCAGCACGTTGCCCTCTATCTGGGTGATGGCATGATGCTGGAGGCTCCCTATTCCGGTGAGGTCGTCAAAGTAAATCCAGTCCGTTGGGACGGCATGTCCCCCTTTGTCGTTCGCATGGTGACGAGTTAA